In Astyanax mexicanus isolate ESR-SI-001 chromosome 5, AstMex3_surface, whole genome shotgun sequence, a single window of DNA contains:
- the si:zfos-323e3.4 gene encoding volume-regulated anion channel subunit LRRC8E gives MIPVNEFRNIASEHNPKFRVLKPWWDVLSEYLCIAMLMMGVFGCTVQLTQEKIACLPDRISETSDENMDCNHLLQLRENDSMWEHAITKQIAPNVVEVFGRKNDLDIHQYIFINSICYERAVHWYAKYFPYLVVIHTMIFMVASNFWFKFPGTSSKIELFVTVLGKCFDSPWTTRAISEVSEEREDERIVVWRKNTNARPSAVESPDGEDESRAFIRSTSVVSDTEKDESEQATSVLDKKEGEQAKALFEKVKKFRTHVEEADVLYLMYVLQTSLKVFKFAAITIYNVILVPNIEIVVTCIVPPDLTGFSLFCCNNNKAHLFSKLAYCYISFVGVYGLLCIYSLYWLFHRPLKEYSFEQVRLETGINDIPDVKNDFAFLLHLSDQYDPLYAKRFAVFLSEVSESRLGQVTLNHEWPVKKLRGRLYKNTSDRLELHLFMLPGLPDTVFELPEVESLKLELINNVLIPGTITQLTALQELCLIHCPVKLQLAALTHLRETLKVLRINFENLEQVPVWMCTLQNLEELHISGPLSSELSRNTYLFTLRELKNLRVLTLRSKLTKIPSAVADLAGQLLSLCVHNEGSRLQAFSSLKKLVNLTSLELTSCQLERLPSAVFSLSNLQELDLKENRLNTVEEILSLQHCRRLSTLKLWHNSITFIPEQISKLRSLETLDLSWNKIRNLPPRLCYCTKLRHLDISHNQLTSLPPEIGILQSLWHFSAAYNSLEALPDELFSCKRLRTLALGNNSIAFLSPRVGNLAHLINLELKGNRLESLPVEIGDCGLLKLTGLIVEGSLLDSLPSEVKRSMSER, from the exons ATGATTCCAGTTAATGAGTTCCGGAACATCGCCTCGGAGCACAACCCCAAGTTCCGGGTTCTGAAGCCTTGGTGGGACGTCTTGTCTGAGTACCTGTGCATAGCCATGCTAATGATGGGAGTGTTCGGGTGCACTGTTCAG CTGACTCAGGAAAAGATCGCCTGCCTCCCTGACCGCATTAGTGAAACATCAGACGAAAACATGGATTGCAATCATCTTCTACAGCTCAGAGAGAATGACAGCATGTGGGAGCACGCCATCACCAAGCAGATTGCCCCCAACGTTGTGGAGGTCTTCGGCCGCAAGAATGACCTGGACATCCACCAGTACATTTTCATCAACAGCATCTGCTATGAACGGGCTGTGCACTGGTACGCCAAGTACTTTCCCTACCTGGTTGTTATACATACCATGATCTTTATGGTGGCTAGCAACTTTTGGTTCAAGTTTCCTGGTACATCATCCAAGATTGAGCTGTTTGTGACAGTCCTGGGGAAGTGTTTTGACTCACCCTGGACTACACGAGCGATAAGTGAGGTGTCTGAGGAGAGAGAGGACGAGCGGATAGTCGTGTGGAGAAAGAACACCAATGCGAGACCATCAGCTGTGGAAAGCCCTGATGGGGAAGACGAATCAAGAGCTTTTATCCGGTCCACATCTGTGGTGTCTGACACAGAAAAGGATGAGTCCGAGCAGGCTACGTCCGTCCTGGACAAGAAGGAAGGTGAGCAGGCCAAAGCTTTGTTTGAGAAGGTGAAGAAGTTTCGGACACATGTAGAGGAGGCAGATGTCCTTTACCTCATGTATGTTCTCCAGACATCACTCAAGGTCTTCAAATTTGCAGCTATCACCATTTACAATGTCATCTTGGTGCCAAACATTGAGATTGTGGTCACTTGCATAGTCCCGCCTGATCTGACTGGTTTTAGCTTGTTCTGCTGCAATAACAATAAAGCCCACCTCTTCTCCAAACTGGCCTACTGTTACATCTCATTTGTTGGGGTGTATGGACTTCTTTGTATCTATTCCCTCTACTGGCTGTTCCATCGGCCACTAAAGGAGTACTCTTTCGAACAAGTGCGTCTGGAGACCGGGATCAATGATATCCCAGACGTCAAAAATGACTTCGCATTTCTTCTTCACCTCAGTGACCAATATGACCCCCTATATGCTAAACGCtttgctgtctttctttctgaGGTAAGCGAGAGCAGGTTGGGCCAGGTGACCCTCAATCATGAGTGGCCTGTCAAGAAACTTCGTGGACGTCTCTATAAGAACACAAGTGACCGCTTAGAACTGCACTTGTTCATGCTTCCAGGGCTACCGGATACTGTGTTTGAACTTCCGGAAGTAGAATCTCTGAAACTGGAACTGATAAACAATGTCCTGATCCCTGGAACTATTACCCAACTTACAGCCTTGCAGGAACTTTGCCTCATCCACTGTCCCGTCAAACTTCAGCTGGCAGCTCTCACTCACTTACGAGAAACATTGAAAGTCCTCCGTATCAACTTTGAAAACTTGGAGCAGGTACCAGTATGGATGTGCACCTTGCAGAACCTGGAGGAACTCCATATAAGTGGTCCACTGTCCAGTGAGCTGTCCCGCAACACATATCTATTCACATTACGTGAGCTGAAGAACCTCAGAGTGTTGACCTTGCGCAGCAAACTGACCAAAATCCCATCTGCAGTGGCAGACTTGGCAGGCCAGCTGCTGAGCCTGTGCGTGCATAATGAGGGCAGCCGACTGCAAGCCTTCAGCAGCCTAAAGAAGTTAGTGAACCTAACCAGTCTGGAACTGACCTCCTGCCAACTGGAGCGCCTGCCCAGTGCTGTCTTTAGCCTGAGCAACCTTCAAGAACTGGACTTGAAGGAGAACAGGCTGAACACAGTGGAGGAGATCCTGAGTCTGCAGCACTGCCGGCGACTGAGCACGCTTAAACTTTGGCACAACTCCATCACTTTCATCCCTGAGCAAATTAGCAAACTGCGCTCCCTGGAAACACTGGACCTGAGCTGGAACAAAATCCGGAATCTGCCTCCGCGGCTTTGCTACTGCACCAAACTCCGGCATCTTGACATCTCTCACAACCAGCTAACATCTCTGCCCCCTGAAATTGGGATCCTGCAGAGCCTCTGGCACTTTTCTGCAGCATACAACTCCCTGGAAGCTCTACCAGATGAGCTGTTCTCCTGTAAAAGGCTGAGGACGCTGGCGCTGGGCAATAATAGTATTGCCTTTTTATCCCCAAGAGTTGGGAACTTGGCTCATTTGATCAATCTGGAGCTGAAAGGGAACCGGTTGGAGTCGTTGCCTGTGGAAATAGGAGACTGTGGTTTGCTGAAATTGACTGGGTTGATCGTGGAGGGCAGCCTGCTTGACTCATTGCCTTCTGAGGTCAAACGGAGTATGAGTGAAAGATGA
- the cdkn2d gene encoding cyclin-dependent kinase 4 inhibitor D produces MLINGKEAGRSLTSAAARGDAAEVRLILEDCRVHPDTANEFGKTALQVMMMGNTSVACLLLEKGADPNIPDRFGITPAHDAARTGFLETLHVLVDYGASVNTPDQFGALPIHHAIREGYRDVVEYLAPCSNLAHEDKEGNNALDIANATCPPDMVELLKRQLESTLAFQS; encoded by the exons ATGTTGATTAATGGGAAGGAGGCGGGGAGGAGTTTGACTTCAGCCGCGGCGAGAGGAGACGCAGCGGAGGTGCGGCTGATACTGGAGGACTGCAGGGTTCACCCAGACACCGCCAACGAGTTCGGAAAAACAGCCTTACAG GTTATGATGATGGGAAACACCAGCGTTGCTTGCCTGTTGCTGGAGAAAGGCGCTGACCCGAACATACCGGACCGTTTCGGAATAACACCAGCTCACGACGCGGCCAGAACAGGCTTTTTGGAAACACTCCATGTCCTAGTGGACTACGGCGCTTCTGTCAATACCCCCGATCAGTTTGGAGCCTTACCCATCCACCACGCCATTCGAGAGGGCTACAGAGATGTGGTGGAGTATTTAGCTCCATGTTCAAACCTCGCGCATGAAGATAAAGAAGGGAACAATGCATTGGACATTGCCAATGCCACATGCCCTCCAGATATGGTAGAACTGTTAAAACGGCAGCTCGAGTCCACCTTGGCTTTTCAGTCGTAG